The segment AATCACATGACATCAATCTAAGAATAGAAAATCAAATGGAGAAAATGTTCATGTCAAAACAAACCCTtaaaaggaaaagggcaaagagagaaaagcttgaaaaattatttcaaaaatccaaaatcaCTAAGCAAATGTAGTATtagagttggcctagtggtggagaacttgtgctcttgaaagagaggtcacaagttcaaattctGCAAGGGGATAAGGTATGTACGCCTCATCTTAGCACAATTAGATAGCCTCTTAGCACAACATGGACTATAAAATAATCTTTCTTTCTCTCTATCACTAAAACATATCCTTTATTTTAGAATCAATCTTTAACTTATTCCTTGTCATATCCCTTGTCATATCCCTTCAATTATGACGCACAAATGTGAAGTTTTTATTTATCTTCAACGACTAAATTGAATGCCTGCATTTGACATCCATCTTTACTCCACAAAATAGATGTCGGTAAGCGTCAAGGTGGCCCACGCTAACTGACAGCTATGGGGGCCCGACGAACTTTTACTTTTGAACCAAAAGAGCGCAACAGCATGTGGGTCGGTGGCACGCCCTGTAGACCAGTTTTATAATCACTTGACTATTTTCGGAACGTGCAGTACCAATGTTCTCGAGGTGAGCTCAAAACAATGTAGACTTGTTTGGCGTTTTCCACACGAACGTTAATAATGAAAGATACCGTGTTGAGGCCGATCTTTCACGCTACATATCTTTGAACGTTTACGTTTTGGTCAGGAAAATTGGGAGCCTTAAATCCGAATGAGCTTAGGAACCTTCAATCTGAATGATCTTTGCCCACATTTTCTGTAATAGAGCCTTTTCGTTTGCTCAAGCGTATACAAGCAATAATGGCCCGGCCCGCTCTCGTTCTTTTTTCCTGCATCCTCACCTTTTCACTCTCGCTTCTTCCTTGCGCTTCCCTCTCGCAGGACGGCGTAATTCTTCTTAAAATGAAAAAGGAATATTGCAGCGATACTGAAGCTTTGAACGATTGGAATGAATCTGATCAAAATCCGTGTGCTTGGAGTAGAATCTCTTGTGATACATTCAACAGCGTTACCAAAGTTAATCTAACGGGTTCTTTTATTTCTGGGAACTTGACTTCGGCTCTATGTAGCCTTCCTAATCTCACGACGTTGATTCTCTCATACAATGAATTCGGCGGTCCCTTCCCCGATGGCTTCTTGCATTGCAAGCGTTTGCGGTATCGTCAAACCAGTTCGCTGGAAGGCTGCCCAGATCTATCTCTGAATTGAGTGAGTTGAGAGAGCTGAACCTGGCAGGTAATTCTTTCAGCGGTCCCTTGCCCGAGGGCCTTTTCCATTGCAAGCTTTTGCGGCAGCTTGAtgtaaagaacaacaaattttctggaACGCTGCCCATTTCAATCTCCGAATTGAGCGACTTGAGAGAGCTGTGCCTGGCAGGTAATTCTTTCATAGGTCCCTTCCCCCACGGCCTTGTGCATTGCAAGCGTTTAGTGCATCTCGATTTGTCGGAAAACCTGTTGGCTGGAAGGCTGCCCAGTCGTATCTCCGAATTGAGCGAGTTAAGAGAGTTGAACCTGGCTTATAATGATTTCAGTGGCTCCATTCCTCCAGTCTTTGGAATGCTGCCAAATTTCGCAGTTCTCTTCCTCGACAACAATAGATTGAATGGGCCATTCAATGTTCTCGGGAATATGAAGTATCTGGTGAACTTCATGATTGGCAATAATCTTCCGCAACCTGGTGTCTTACCCAGAGGGCTTGGGAATTTAAAGGATTTGCAGAAGTTATCGCTATATAACTGTAATCTTGTAGGTGGAATCCCGGATTTCTTCGGCAGATTGACGCAGCTGGAGTGGTTGGATATGTCGTACAATCATCTACGGGGTAATATTCCGACCAGTCTAATGCAGCTTTCGACATTGGGAGAACTGCTTCTCAATCACAATAATTTGTTCCGGACGAATTCCTGCCAACATTCATCAACTGAGGAGCTTAACCATTTTGGGTCTTAGCGACAATGACTTGTCTGGACGCATTCCTTCCGAATTACAATGGGATTCACTGACTTATTTCAATTTATCCAACAATAACTTGTCTGTACACATTCCAGAAGTTCTAGACAAGCAGGCTTACAAAGACCGCTTACTGCCCAATCCAAGGCTATGCGGGGCTCAGATTTTAACGCTACCTTCGTGCTCCTCTCCATACAAGTTGTCACCTGAGAGATTGGCTACCATTCTGGTGGTACCGTTAATCATTGTAGCCGTGGCTTTGAGCTCCATTTGTCTTTGTCGTTCGTCTCTGAGGAAGCCAACTGACAGGCCATCGTGAAAAATGACGCCATTCATTTCGACAGACGTAGACGGATCGTACATCCTCTGCAATTTGAAGGAGAGTAACGTGATTAGATGCGGAGGTGCTGGGAAAGTTTACAAGGTCATTCTGCAGAACGGGCAAGCCGTTGCTGTAAAGAAGATCCGGAACAGGGGCAAATCAGCAGGAAATTTTAAGAGAAAAGGTGAGCGTGAAGAGAAAAAAATTTGGGAAGTTGAGGTGGATATATTGGGACTCATCCGTCATACCAACATCTTAAAGCTCCTCTGTTACATTTCAAGCGAAGAGTCCGATTACAAGCTGTTGCTTTACGACTTCATGCCCAACGGCAGCTTGTTCGACTGTCTGCACGGTGACCCAGAATCAGAAATGGTCCTCCAATGGCCGATGCGTCATCAGATCGCTCTTGGAGCAGCTCGTGGGCTTAGTTACATGCATCATGATTGTTCCCCTCCAGTACTGCACAGAGATGTCAAATCTAGCAACATCTTGCTGGACGGGGATTTTAGGGCTAAAATTGCAGATTTTGGTGTATCCAGAGTTCTTGATAGGCTGGGCGATGAGTATACGGTATCTGGTTATGTCGGGTCGCACGGATATATAGCCCCAGGTTAGATTTTTATATGTTCAATTTGTAATAATCTTATAAAGGATTTAGTACCATAACATTATAAATTTTGATTGTGCAGAGTACGGTCATTAGATTCAAAGTGAGCGAAAAAAGTGATGTTTATAGTTTGGGAGTGTTGTTAGAGGGTTGAAGCTACTGTGGTTCCAAAACAGATCTTTTGTACAGTATGATAGCGACGTGTTAATCAATCATAATagtttattgcaaaatcaacagTTTAAAACGTGCTACTAATATgaatgttagtcaatccgtactgtcattttgCAGCCAGAATAGATGCATCCTTGTTAGAGCTGGTGAATGGAATGAAGGCTACGAATGGGGCGTATGGCGAAGGAGTTGGGTTAGTGGACTGGATCCACAACACAATCACAATGGGTGGGGGAGAGGCGGCAGTGTTAGATCGCCAAATAGAGCAGGAAAGCTGCATCGAACAAATGCTGCGGCTATTGCGGGTGGGTCTGTATTGCACAAATACGGAGCCGAAACGCCGGCCTTCAAAGAGGGCTGTGGAGGAGATGTTGAAACAATTAGCTGCTACCATTGATAAGAATGATTTTTTCAATCTTTGATTATGTTACAATCAATGATTTATGTGGTTTTGCTTCAGTTAATTAATCTCTGAtctgaatgatattttgaaatctTTGGTTGTTTCATTGTAGTGGTTTTGAGTGGTAAGACTTTgggagtttttcaatttttattttatttttttgtcactTTTTGGACAGTAATGTCTTGCATTATTTCATTTGTTGCCGTCTGTGGTATTTTCTATGCAGGCGACTAGAAGTAGATGTTcagcttctaatttctcctctaCCACGCCACTTTTTTAAGCAACAAAGATGCGGTTCATTAAGATTTTGGGGGTGAAACTCTTCCAGGTTATCTATTGGAAGTTCAAACCTGCGAGCACGACAGTCCAGCAACGGGGTATGATCCTGACCTCATCTcttatgatgtcggagccttgcactcagcaagacttgatctcTAGTGGGCttatttggagccattcaacttcaccagtagaccaagagCCCATTGACCtaataatatattttgtatttCAACTTATTCATGATTTAGTTTTTACTattatataattgtatatataatatttaaacaatTATAAGTATTAAATTGAGACTTCTTTGTTTATACATCTCTTATAAGagtgtttatttattttaaatttttttgtaagttTCAAAGtaatttacataattttttttgaGAACTTCAATTAATTTGAATAATGAAAGTTTAATTAACTACTCAAAAATATTAGATTGATGTCATTCAAAATATAAAATCAAGGATCATCATAAATTCCATAAAAATTAGCCTCTTGCCTTTGATAAAAGTTATATTTATGCTTGAATTTGTTCAAGTATATAATAGAGTTTAAATTTGAACTCCTAAAATTCGCATCTAGTTGCATTCTTGCATCTAATACAAGATTTTCTAAGTATATGTTATGTTCAACTCAAAAGAAATTAGTATAATTATGATCAATAAATCCCTTGTGTCTCTATGTAAGTATGTAGACTAAGCTAGAAGAATGTCAAATGCAAGTTCTTGAGAGATGCAATGATCAAATGCCCAAACAAAATTTGTACATTTATAATAAGTAAATTTTTTCTTGTCGTATAAAATTGTCTcctaatctcaaccatccattattTTAGACATTTATCAAATAGTATGCATTCATACCCTTTTATTGCCACTTGACATTGTATTATCTCCTCCTAAAGTTGGCATATAATGCTCAAGTCTTGCAAAATTTGATAAAACATTTTATAGTTATGATGCATCTATAGATATAAGATAAACACAAATTCAGCCACAAATATTTGAGCTTAAATACTTATATCAAACCCAAGACTttaaacaagaaaacacaaagaagttaggttgactaagactaaaggaAATTATTGATGTTGTAAAATGACATTCCCTTACCATAGATAATATGGATGAAAGTTTAGTTGTGGTAAAAATGGTTTGATTTCTAGTAACCCAAATGAAATGTGAAAACAAATCTAATCAGTACTATTAAATTCAGTCTACTAAAAATTTAAAGGAATGACAATAATTTCAATCACAACAACATAAATTGCTTACTACAGGGATTGAcctcaattaatcaaattaactTATTAATGATTGAACTGAATAGGAATGAATGCTTGGACGATGGGACTATAATTCTAAGTTCTTATTTATCATGcaattataaattaataattaatctaaataaaatttaattattaattaacaaTTGTTAATTAAACCTAATACAAATCAATGTTCATGACATGATCATGTGTATATAAAATAATAGAAAAGAGAAGTTAATTTATTAAATTTCAAAATACAATAATAATGGAAATGATGTGAACTTTTTTAACTGACACTTAtgttttaaactaaaaaaaatcatttagTTCTTTGACGATGTTTATAATGTTATCATTATAAA is part of the Cryptomeria japonica chromosome 10, Sugi_1.0, whole genome shotgun sequence genome and harbors:
- the LOC131066186 gene encoding LRR receptor-like serine/threonine-protein kinase ERECTA, which codes for MARPALVLFSCILTFSLSLLPCASLSQDGVILLKMKKEYCSDTEALNDWNESDQNPCAWSRISCDTFNSVTKVNLTGSFISGNLTSALCSLPNLTTLILSYNEFGGPFPDGFLHCKRLRGPLPEGLFHCKLLRQLDVKNNKFSGTLPISISELSDLRELCLAGNSFIGPFPHGLVHCKRLVHLDLSENLLAGRLPSRISELSELRELNLAYNDFSGSIPPVFGMLPNFAVLFLDNNRLNGPFNVLGNMKYLVNFMIGNNLPQPGVLPRGLGNLKDLQKLSLYNCNLVGGIPDFFGRLTQLECFRHWENCFSITIICSGRIPANIHQLRSLTILGLSDNDLSGRIPSELQWDSLTYFNLSNNNLSVHIPEVLDKQAYKDRLLPNPRLCGAQILTLPSCSSPYKLSPERLATILVVPLIIVAVALSSICLCRSSLRKPTDRPS